From a region of the Paenibacillus sp. R14(2021) genome:
- the galU gene encoding UTP--glucose-1-phosphate uridylyltransferase GalU — MTVKKAIIPAAGLGTRFLPATKAMPKEMLPIVDKPTIQYIVEEAVAAGIEDIIIVTGKGKRAIEDHFDNSVELEKTLIDQRKTELLEQVQHPTSLANIHYIRQKEPKGLGHAIWCARKFIGNEPFAVLLGDDIVVSEKKPCLKQLIDVYEKYRVSVLGVQPVADEAVSRYGIVDGMALEEQITRVTRLVEKPRREEAPSNLAIMGRYILTPRIFEILDSQKPGAGGEIQLTDAIATLNLVEAVYAYEFDGKRYDVGEKLGFIQTMLEFALLRPELRDDLLVQMQILLEKYVQTPAK; from the coding sequence AGCGATGCCGAAGGAAATGCTGCCAATTGTAGATAAACCGACGATTCAGTATATTGTCGAAGAAGCGGTTGCGGCCGGCATTGAAGATATTATTATCGTTACAGGTAAAGGAAAACGGGCGATTGAGGATCATTTCGATAATTCGGTTGAGCTTGAGAAGACGCTGATCGATCAGCGGAAAACTGAGCTGCTGGAGCAGGTACAGCACCCAACATCGCTTGCGAATATCCATTATATCCGCCAGAAGGAACCAAAAGGATTGGGTCATGCCATTTGGTGTGCTCGTAAATTTATTGGGAACGAACCGTTCGCGGTGCTGCTAGGCGATGACATTGTCGTATCCGAGAAGAAACCATGCTTGAAGCAATTGATTGACGTGTACGAAAAATACCGTGTATCCGTGCTAGGCGTTCAGCCGGTTGCGGATGAAGCAGTGTCCCGTTACGGGATCGTGGACGGTATGGCGCTTGAGGAACAAATTACGCGGGTAACGCGACTTGTGGAGAAGCCAAGACGCGAAGAAGCACCTTCTAATCTTGCGATCATGGGCCGATACATATTAACACCGCGGATTTTCGAGATTTTAGACTCCCAGAAGCCGGGGGCTGGCGGAGAGATTCAGTTGACAGACGCCATCGCAACATTGAACCTCGTCGAGGCCGTCTACGCATACGAGTTTGATGGCAAACGTTACGATGTCGGCGAGAAGCTGGGATTTATTCAAACAATGCTTGAATTTGCGCTGCTGCGCCCGGAACTTCGGGACGATCTGCTGGTGCAAATGCAAATTTTACTGGAAAAGTATGTACAAACTCCAGCAAAATAG